One region of Peromyscus eremicus chromosome 4, PerEre_H2_v1, whole genome shotgun sequence genomic DNA includes:
- the LOC131907997 gene encoding olfactory receptor 1361-like, with protein sequence MATKNKTEVTEFVLLGLSSRPEMQPVIFGVVLVMYLMAVMGNTLLVLVACSDPKLQTPMYFLLSQLSLIDISLTTITVPQMLVHTLSVDRSISYNCCMVQLFFFMAVGSMEGHLLAAMAYDRYVAICDPLRYSAIVSHSLCLRITLTSWVVVSLNSLLYSVLVTRLTFCGNQVTHFFCDITPLLKLSCTRPLVNEMLIFTEGVAVVVSPFFFILGSYVRIGFAIAHMQSIAALSKALSTCGSHILVVLLLYGSVIHMYLKPSSSYDLGQDRQVAIFYTVVTPMLNPVIYSLRNQEVKGALQRVFRKFCISGNFQPSSQANKECQHTS encoded by the coding sequence ATGGCCACTAAAAACAAGACAGAAGTGACTGAATTTGTGTTGTTGGGCTTGTCCAGCAGGCCAGAGATGCAGCCAGTTATTTTTGGAGTTGTCCTTGTCATGTACCTGATGGCAGTTATGGGCAATACCCTACTAGTACTTGTTGCTTGCTCAGACCCCAAGCTTCAGACTCCCATGTATTTCCTTCTCAGCCAGCTTTCCTTGATTGACATATCTCTAACAACCATCACGGTTCCTCAGATGCTGGTGCACACACTGTCTGTGGATAGAAGCATTTCCTATAACTGCTGTATGGTACAGCTGTTCTTCTTTATGGCAGTGGGCAGCATGGAAGGCCACTTGCTGGCTGCCATGGCATATGACCGCTATGTTGCCATCTGTGACCCTTTAAGATACTCTGCCATTGTCAGCCATAGCCTCTGTCTGAGAATAACATTGACCTCATGGGTGGTGGTCAGCCTTAACAGTCTCCTGTACAGTGTGCTGGTCACTCGTTTAACCTTCTGTGGCAACCAGGTCACTCACTTCTTCTGTGACATCACTCCTCTGCTGAAGCTCTCCTGCACTCGACCATTGGTCAATGAAATGTTAATCTTCACTGAGGGTGTAGCTGTGGTGGTCAGCCCCTTCTTCTTCATTTTAGGGTCCTATGTCCGCATAGGTTTTGCTATAGCCCACATGCAATCAATTGCTGCCCTAAGTAAAGCTCTGTCTACCTGTGGGTCCCACATTTTGGTTGTGCTGCTCTTGTATGGTTCTGTGATTCACATGTACCTCAAGCCATCCTCTAGCTATGACTTAGGCCAGGATCGCCAGGTTGCCATCTTTTACACAGTAGTCACTCCTATGCTAAATCCAGTCATCTATAGCCTCAGGAACCAAGAAGTTAAAGGAGCTCTACAGAGGGTTTTTAGGAAATTTTGCATTTCAGGAAACTTCCAGCCTAGCTCTCAGGCAAACAAAGAATGCCAGCACACCTCCTGA
- the LOC131907667 gene encoding olfactory receptor 1361-like, with protein sequence MKTRNHSSVSEFLLLGLSEHQEQQPFLFGIFLVIYLVTVVGNMLIILAIGSDPHLHTPMYFFLANFSLTDLCLSSTTVPRMLVNIQAHRHTIPYTGCLSQIYFFLWFIGLDVFLLAVMAYDRLVAICYPLHYTLVMNPRCCILLVAISLLLAHSYSLTHIILLAQLSFCMDNIIPHFFCELLPLLKLSCSDTYANQCVLLYWGGALTILIPLLIIVSYVRIVAAIVRVPSASGKWKTFSTCGSHLSAVCLFYVSAIGVYFIPSAADSVGKDRIAAVMYAVVTPMLNPFIYSLRNKDMKSALRRLLNRSTLQSPQG encoded by the coding sequence ATGAAGACAAGAAACCACAGCAGTGTTTCTGAATTTCTCCTCCTGGGCCTCTCTGAGCATCAGGAACAGCAACCTTTCCTTTTTGGCATCTTCTTGGTCATATACCTGGTCACCGTGGTGGGGAATATGCTCATTATCCTGGCAATTGGCTCTGATCCACACCTCCACACTCCCATGTATTTCTTCCTGGCCAACTTCTCCCTCACTGACCTGTGTTTATCATCCACCACAGTCCCCAGGATGCTAGTGAACATCCAAGCTCACAGGCACACCATCCCCTACACTGGATGCCTGTCTCAGATCTATTTCTTCCTGTGGTTCATTGGACTAGATGTTTTTCTCCTGGCAGTGATGGCTTATGATAGGCTTGTGGCCATATGCTATCCCCTTCACTACACTTTGGTCATGAATCCCAGATGCTGCATCCTGCTGGTGGCCATATCCTTGCTCCTTGCCCATTCATATTCTCTAACACACATCATTCTCCTAGCTCAGTTATCCTTCTGCATGGACAACATCATTCCACATTTCTTTTGTGAACTGCTTCCTCTGTTGAAGCTCTCTTGTTCTGACACTTATGCCAACCAGTGTGTGCTGCTCTACTGGGGAGGGGCATTAACTATTTTGATTCCTTTGCTAATTATTGTTTCATATGTCCGCATTGTGGCTGCTATTGTGAGAGTCCCATCAGCAAGTGGTAAGTGGAAGAccttctccacctgtgggtccCATCTCTCAGCAGTTTGCCTGTTCTATGTGTCTGCAATTGGAGTGTACTTCATTCCATCTGCTGCTGATTCAGTTGGCAAGGACAGGATTGCAGCAGTGATgtatgctgtggtgacccccatgcTGAACCCATTCATCTATAGCctgagaaacaaagacatgaagagTGCCTTGAGAAGATTACTGAACAGGAGTACACTGCAATCTCCACAAGGCTAG
- the LOC131907996 gene encoding olfactory receptor 1Q1-like, translating into MDNNSWTSVSHFVLLGISTHPDEQIPLFLLFLLMYIVNISGNFFIITLIVSAPHLHTPMYVFLSNLALADICFTSTTVPKMLQNIFSSTKVISYMSCLAQTYFFICFAAMENFLLAVMAYDRYMAICHPLHYPTVLTGRLCAQMVALCHVLSHLHALLHTLLMGRLIFCADNRIPHFFCDLYPLMKISCTSTQLNTLMIHTEGVIIINGALVFIIASYAFIISAVLQIPSASGKWKAFSTCGSHLIVVAIFYGTLTWVYFRPLSSYSVTKGRIVTVLYTVVTPMLNPFIYSLRNGDVKEAFRKWVKRL; encoded by the coding sequence ATGGACAACAACAGCTGGACCAGTGTGTCACACTTCGTTCTCTTGGGCATCTCTACTCACCCAGATGAACagattcctctcttccttctctttctactcATGTACATAGTCAACATTTCTGGCAATTTTTTCATCATCACACTCATTGTCTCTGCTCCACATCTTCACACTCCCATGTATGTCTTCCTCAGTAACCTGGCCTTGGCAGATATCTGCTTCACCTCTACCACAGTTCCAAAAATGCTACAGAATATTTTCTCCTCTACAAAGGTCATTTCCTACATGAGCTGTTTAGCCCAAACTTATTTCTTCATTTGCTTTGCAGCCATGGAAAACTTCCTCCTGGCTGTGATGGCCTATGACAGGTACATGGCCATCTGTCATCCTCTCCACTACCCCACAGTACTGACTGGAAGGCTGTGTGCACAGATGGTGGCTCTATGCCATGTCCTCTCCCACCTTCATGCCCTGCTGCACACCCTCCTCATGGGCCGACTGATCTTTTGTGCAGATAACAGGATCCCTCACTTCTTCTGTGACCTCTATCCTCTGATGAAGATCTCCTGCACCAGCACCCAACTCAACACTTTGATGATTCATACAGAAGGAGTGATAATCATCAACGGAGCTCTGGTCTTCATCATCGCCTCCTATGCCTTCATCATCTCAGCAGTCCTCCAGATCCCCTCTGCCAGTGGAAAGTGGAAAGCCTTTTCTACCTGTGGCTCCCACCTCATTGTGGTGGCCATATTCTACGGCACCCTCACGTGGGTCTATTTCCGGCCCCTTTCCAGCTACTCAGTGACCAAAGGTCGCATTGTGACAGTCCTGTACACAGTGGTGACTCCTATGCTGAACCCCTtcatctacagcctgaggaatGGAGATGTCAAGGAAGCCTTCAGGAAATGGGTGAAAAGACTATAA